One Peribacillus simplex NBRC 15720 = DSM 1321 genomic region harbors:
- a CDS encoding S41 family peptidase: MKNESGEASVEEENQKQPKEAGKFIKIKKFTFIMGIFLVIFLTAGITTIALTFGDEKVESLAPDKHAEFEKLYSTYDKIKDNYYEEVDEEKLVDGAINGMIKSLDDPYSAYMDKKEASSFHESISSSFEGIGAEIQEQDGQIMVVSPIKGSPAEKAGVKPNDIILSVDGKSVEGLSSSEAVLKIRGEKGTKVDLSISRAGESEPIELTIKRDTIPIETVYAEMLDDGVAKIQVTSFSEHTVQELKTALEEMSKKDMKGLVLDLRGNPGGLLDQAIEMASLFIPNGEVVLQVEGRSGKKEVYKSENDGELKIPVVVLIDDGSASASEIVAAAVSESADIPLIGVKSFGKGTVQTAEDFEDGSNFKYTAAKWLTPEGNWIHKKGIKPDINVKLPDYASLPYISPDKELKASDSSSEVKAAEEMLKEAGHDPGKIDGFFDEATTNAVIAFQREQKIKETGTIKDDTTVKLMQVIREKILKNDTQVKKAVEVLKKEIK, from the coding sequence ATGAAGAATGAAAGTGGTGAGGCTTCAGTGGAAGAAGAAAATCAAAAACAGCCAAAAGAGGCAGGGAAATTCATTAAAATAAAGAAGTTTACGTTCATTATGGGGATTTTCTTAGTCATATTTCTAACTGCAGGGATTACTACAATAGCCTTGACCTTTGGAGATGAAAAAGTAGAGTCATTAGCACCGGATAAGCATGCGGAATTTGAAAAGCTGTATTCTACATACGATAAAATAAAAGATAACTATTATGAAGAGGTTGATGAAGAAAAGCTGGTTGACGGCGCAATTAATGGAATGATCAAATCATTGGATGATCCCTACTCTGCTTATATGGATAAAAAGGAAGCATCGAGTTTCCATGAGAGCATCTCTTCATCTTTTGAAGGAATCGGTGCTGAGATTCAGGAGCAGGATGGACAAATCATGGTCGTTTCACCGATAAAAGGGTCCCCAGCAGAAAAAGCAGGGGTAAAGCCGAATGATATCATTTTAAGTGTGGATGGTAAAAGTGTTGAAGGGCTAAGCTCTTCTGAAGCTGTCCTGAAAATCAGGGGCGAGAAGGGTACGAAAGTGGATCTATCCATCTCAAGAGCTGGTGAGTCGGAACCGATTGAGCTCACCATTAAACGGGACACAATTCCGATTGAGACGGTTTATGCGGAAATGCTTGATGATGGAGTTGCAAAAATTCAAGTGACCAGTTTTTCCGAACATACAGTCCAAGAGCTGAAAACGGCGCTTGAAGAAATGTCCAAGAAGGATATGAAGGGTCTCGTATTGGATTTGCGGGGAAACCCGGGGGGACTGCTTGACCAAGCAATAGAAATGGCAAGCCTGTTCATACCTAATGGGGAAGTGGTCCTTCAAGTTGAGGGGCGCAGCGGGAAAAAAGAAGTCTATAAATCGGAGAATGATGGAGAACTGAAAATCCCGGTAGTCGTGTTGATTGATGACGGAAGTGCCAGTGCTTCTGAAATCGTTGCAGCGGCTGTCAGTGAATCTGCGGACATTCCATTGATTGGTGTCAAGTCATTTGGGAAAGGGACAGTGCAGACTGCCGAAGACTTTGAAGATGGATCTAACTTCAAATATACGGCAGCTAAATGGTTGACTCCTGAAGGCAATTGGATTCATAAAAAAGGGATCAAACCGGATATTAATGTGAAGCTTCCTGATTATGCCAGCCTTCCGTACATTTCGCCTGATAAGGAATTGAAAGCATCCGATTCTTCGAGTGAAGTGAAAGCAGCTGAAGAGATGCTGAAGGAAGCAGGCCATGATCCAGGTAAGATAGATGGATTCTTTGATGAAGCAACCACGAATGCGGTCATAGCATTCCAAAGGGAACAAAAAATTAAAGAAACTGGCACGATTAAAGATGATACTACCGTGAAATTGATGCAGGTCATCCGTGAGAAAATCCTTAAGAACGACACACAAGTGAAAAAAGCGGTAGAAGTATTAAAGAAAGAAATCAAATAA
- a CDS encoding LCP family protein, whose translation MKEKVLFIYLLILILAGCTYAPLPKQNGNEGTEKKLTKEENEESVKTFLLIGVDTRGEQKSRSDAIILAKYFPEQEKLKLASIMRDSYVKIPGNKSGYNKINAAYYYGGREMLKKTIQENFDVKVDHVAVIDFQGFVKMVDLLAPEGVAVNVDQEIIDDMSIQASVGKNVLHGEEILKYVRFRHDDESDFGRVERQQEVMVQLKTAFINQISSFEGMAALPSIIEQGLSYLDTDIGLKTIMEMGPKAVFHTPDTVETLRVPVEGSFKDEIYPQTGAVLEMDYTKNKKALQEFFSK comes from the coding sequence ATGAAAGAAAAGGTATTGTTCATATATCTATTGATCTTGATTCTGGCAGGCTGCACCTATGCCCCTTTACCCAAACAAAATGGAAATGAAGGTACGGAAAAAAAACTAACCAAAGAAGAGAACGAGGAAAGCGTGAAAACATTTCTGTTAATTGGTGTTGATACAAGGGGAGAGCAAAAATCTCGATCAGATGCGATTATCCTTGCAAAATACTTTCCTGAGCAGGAGAAACTGAAGCTGGCTTCCATTATGCGTGATAGTTATGTGAAAATCCCCGGGAATAAATCAGGATACAACAAAATAAATGCAGCTTATTATTATGGTGGAAGGGAAATGCTCAAGAAAACCATACAGGAAAATTTCGATGTCAAGGTCGATCATGTAGCGGTAATTGACTTCCAGGGATTTGTGAAGATGGTCGATTTACTTGCACCTGAGGGGGTAGCGGTGAATGTGGATCAGGAAATCATTGATGATATGAGCATTCAAGCAAGCGTCGGTAAAAATGTTTTACATGGTGAGGAAATATTGAAATATGTCCGTTTTAGACATGACGATGAAAGTGATTTTGGAAGGGTAGAGCGTCAACAAGAAGTAATGGTTCAATTAAAAACAGCGTTTATAAATCAAATCTCATCCTTCGAAGGGATGGCAGCCCTTCCTAGTATCATCGAACAAGGGCTCTCGTACTTGGATACAGATATTGGACTGAAAACAATAATGGAAATGGGTCCAAAAGCCGTCTTCCATACACCGGACACCGTCGAAACCTTAAGGGTTCCAGTGGAAGGAAGCTTTAAAGATGAAATATATCCCCAGACCGGAGCTGTTTTGGAAATGGACTACACTAAAAATAAGAAGGCACTTCAGGAGTTCTTTTCAAAATAA